A window of the Lactuca sativa cultivar Salinas chromosome 5, Lsat_Salinas_v11, whole genome shotgun sequence genome harbors these coding sequences:
- the LOC111904480 gene encoding 60S ribosomal protein L18a-like protein produces the protein MSEPGKDGNQQYYQHHQDQQQPPPPHEYGTFQGVQNYPPPPPVIGFPQPVPPPGSSGGPSVNPYVHGYQAVPGYAVAEGRPVTVREGRLPCCGIGIGWLLFIAGFFFAMIPWYVGAFVLLCAGYDEREKPGYVACVIAAIIGTIAVISGVANI, from the exons ATGAGTGAACCTGGAAAAGATGGTAATCAGCAGTACTACCAGCATCACCAGGATCAGCAACAACCGCCGCCGCCTCATGAGTACGGTACTTTCCAGGGCGTTCAAAACTATCCTCCTCCTCCGCCGGTAATCGGCTTCCCTCAGCCTGTTCCACCTCCCGGATCATCAGGTGGACCTTCGGTCAACCCTTATGTTCATGGCTACCAGGCTGTCCCAG GTTATGCAGTTGCTGAAGGAAGACCTGTAACTGTGAGAGAAGGTCGCCTTCCTTGCTGTGGTATTGGTATTGGATGGTTATT GTTCATTGCTGGTTTCTTCTTTGCAATGATCCCCTGGTATGTCGGAGCATTCGTTTTACTGTGTGCTGGATATGATGAACGCGAGAAACCTGGATATGTTGCATGCGTAATTGCT GCTATTATTGGAACAATTGCTGTGATTTCTGGTGTTGCAAACATTTGA
- the LOC111904482 gene encoding persulfide dioxygenase ETHE1 homolog, mitochondrial, producing the protein MLRFRCLWLSSCSSLPFNQQFAPSPILSSLRSKMAAVSYSTQSSSSSSKKLLFRQLFEKESSTYTYLLADASHPDKPALLVDPVDRTVERDLSLVKDLGLKLVYAINTHVHADHVTGSGLIKTKVPGVKSIISKASKASADILVEAGDKIQFGDLYLEVRATPGHTVGCVTYVTGDGADQPQPRMAFTGDAVLIRGCGRTDFQGGSSQQLYESVHSQIFTLPEDTFIYPAHDYKGFTVSTVGEEMLYNPRLTKDEETFKSIMENLKLSYPKMIDVAVPANMVCGLQDVESKAA; encoded by the exons ATGCTACGCTTTAGATGTTTATGGTTGTCTAGTTGTTCGTCACTACCTTTTAATCAACAATTTGCTCCTTCTCCAATCCTATCTTCATTAAGATCGAAAATGGCAGCGGTTTCGTACTCAACAcaatcgtcatcatcatcatcaaagaAGTTGCTGTTTCGTCAGTTATTCGAGAAAGAATCATCTACTTACACCTACCTTCTTGCCGATGCTTCTCATCCAGATAAGCCTGCTTTG TTGGTTGACCCTGTAGACAGGACAGTGGAAAGGGATCTTTCTCTTGTAAAAGATCTGGGGTTGAAACTTGTATATGCTATCAACACCCATGTGCATGCAGATCATGTCACTGGAAGTGGACTAATCAAG ACAAAAGTTCCTGGTGTCAAATCCATCATCTCCAAAGCAAGCAAAGCATCAGCAGATATTCTTGTTGAAGCTGGTGATAAGATCCAATTTGGTGATCTTTACTTGGAG GTTCGTGCAACTCCAGGGCATACAGTAGGCTGTGTTACATATGTTACAGGAGATGGAGCTGATCAACCTCAACCAAGAATGGCTTTTACTGGTGATGCTGTTTTAATACGTGGATGTGGAAGAACAGATTTTCAG GGTGGAAGTTCACAGCAGCTATATGAATCTGTCCATTCACAG ATCTTTACATTGCCAGAGGACACATTTATTTATCCTGCTCATGATTACAAAGGGTTCACG GTTAGCACTGTGGGAGAAGAGATGCTGTATAACCCACGACTTACTAAAGATGAG gAGACATTTAAAAGCATCATGGAAA ATTTGAAGTTATCGTATCCAAAGATGATAGATGTAGCAGTGCCAGCAAATATGGTTTGTGGGTTGCAAgatgtggagtcaaaagctgcaTGA